From Hyalangium ruber, the proteins below share one genomic window:
- a CDS encoding ADYC domain-containing protein, whose protein sequence is MAGRASAEESLRALRVVGTEFHVETSSGRTLKSQDLVGATLTVQQGLASLNIRIDDVFLDPKDGAREIWLHQLSVQDASTGNWRPLCGQDPEGKRLAFPLVGVVEEATATRQRTPDTVFTLTCTSGAEGKCVRFGYKPWKKTAQGVDLWDYHQACVRLVRADYCGDGQATTRAGTLIDIYDSIGIQKSEPKKGMRFEAAWSPQGALCVNHPRVPENVRLEALRSCPRLAKAALGEGCREEHFTGKKEALLFNKSL, encoded by the coding sequence ATGGCAGGGCGGGCGTCCGCCGAGGAGTCGCTGCGCGCCCTGCGGGTCGTCGGCACCGAGTTCCATGTTGAGACCTCCAGCGGGCGCACGCTGAAGAGCCAGGACCTGGTCGGCGCGACGCTCACGGTTCAGCAGGGCCTGGCGTCCTTGAACATCCGCATCGACGACGTCTTCCTGGATCCAAAGGATGGCGCGCGGGAGATCTGGCTCCACCAGTTGTCGGTGCAGGATGCCTCCACGGGAAACTGGCGTCCGCTCTGTGGGCAGGACCCCGAGGGCAAGCGCCTCGCGTTCCCCTTGGTTGGTGTGGTGGAGGAGGCCACGGCGACTCGGCAGCGCACGCCCGACACCGTCTTCACGCTCACCTGCACCAGCGGCGCGGAGGGCAAGTGCGTCCGCTTTGGCTACAAGCCCTGGAAGAAGACCGCTCAGGGTGTCGACCTCTGGGACTATCACCAGGCCTGTGTTCGCCTCGTCCGCGCCGACTACTGCGGCGATGGCCAGGCGACCACGCGCGCGGGCACGTTGATCGACATCTATGACTCCATCGGCATCCAGAAGTCCGAGCCGAAGAAGGGGATGCGCTTCGAGGCGGCATGGAGTCCTCAGGGGGCGCTCTGTGTGAACCACCCCCGCGTCCCGGAGAACGTCCGTCTGGAGGCGCTGCGCAGCTGCCCTCGGCTGGCCAAGGCCGCCCTGGGCGAGGGGTGCCGCGAGGAGCACTTCACTGGCAAGAAGGAGGCGCTCCTGTTCAACAAGTCGCTCTGA
- a CDS encoding DMT family transporter, whose amino-acid sequence MALASSAAATSRTTAVGAGAILLWASLALLTTWTGTLPPFQTMALCFAVAFVLSLGKWLARREDIASHLRQPASVWLTGVGGLFGYHFLYFVALKTAPAVEANLINYLWPLLLVLFSALLPGERLRWWHLAGTALGLCGTLVLVTGGGSVSFRPEYTVGYASAFGCAICWAAYSVLSRRFGSVPTDAVGGFCGVTAVLAVPCHLAFERTVSPSPGEWLALLVMGAGPMGIAFFFWDVGMKRGNIKALGGLSYATPLLSTLLLILAGRARLNVGIALACLFIVGGAVLASRDLWARGSGSVSTPPPPRDG is encoded by the coding sequence ATGGCCCTCGCTTCCTCTGCAGCCGCCACCTCCCGCACCACGGCCGTTGGCGCGGGGGCCATCCTGCTCTGGGCCTCGCTGGCGCTGCTGACGACGTGGACGGGCACCCTGCCGCCGTTCCAGACCATGGCCCTGTGCTTCGCCGTGGCCTTCGTGCTGTCGCTGGGCAAGTGGCTGGCGCGGCGAGAGGACATCGCGAGCCACCTGCGCCAGCCCGCCTCGGTGTGGCTCACCGGCGTAGGAGGGCTGTTCGGCTACCACTTCCTCTATTTCGTGGCGCTGAAGACGGCGCCCGCCGTGGAGGCCAACCTCATCAACTACCTGTGGCCGTTGCTGCTCGTGCTCTTCTCGGCGCTGCTGCCCGGTGAGCGCCTGCGCTGGTGGCACCTCGCCGGTACCGCGCTGGGGCTGTGCGGCACGCTGGTGCTGGTGACGGGTGGGGGCAGCGTCTCCTTTCGCCCCGAGTACACCGTCGGCTATGCCTCGGCGTTCGGCTGCGCCATCTGCTGGGCCGCGTACTCCGTGCTCTCGCGGCGCTTCGGCTCGGTGCCCACGGACGCCGTGGGCGGCTTCTGCGGCGTCACGGCCGTGCTCGCGGTGCCGTGTCACCTCGCCTTCGAGCGCACGGTCTCGCCCAGCCCAGGGGAGTGGCTGGCCCTGCTCGTCATGGGCGCGGGTCCCATGGGCATCGCCTTCTTCTTCTGGGACGTGGGCATGAAGCGCGGGAACATCAAGGCGCTGGGGGGGCTCTCTTACGCCACTCCGCTGCTCTCCACGCTGCTGCTCATCCTCGCGGGCCGCGCGCGGCTGAACGTGGGCATCGCCCTGGCTTGCCTGTTCATCGTCGGGGGCGCGGTGCTTGCCTCGCGGGACCTGTGGGCCCGTGGCTCCGGCTCCGTCAGTACGCCACCGCCACCGCGCGACGGATGA